Proteins found in one Pelobates fuscus isolate aPelFus1 chromosome 10, aPelFus1.pri, whole genome shotgun sequence genomic segment:
- the LOC134575446 gene encoding keratin-associated protein 16-1-like has protein sequence MPVSCKPTSTVSASCEPTRPVSASCEPTNPVPASCEPTNPVPASCEPTNPMPASCEPTNPVPASCEPTSPVSASCEPTSTVSASCEPTNPVSASCEPTSPVSASCKPTNPVSASCEPTSPVSASCEPTSPVSASYEPTSPVSASCEPTSQSSEVRMQEMRI, from the coding sequence ATGCCAGTCAGCTGTAAGCCAACCAGCACCGTGTCAGCCAGCTGTGAGCCAACCAGACCAGTATCAGCCAGCTGTGAGCCAACCAACCCCGTGCCAGCCAGCTGTGAGCCAACCAACCCCGTGCCAGCCAGCTGTGAGCCAACCAACCCCATGCCAGCCAGCTGTGAGCCAACCAACCCCGTGCCAGCCAGCTGTGAGCCAACCAGCCCAGTATCAGCCAGCTGTGAGCCAACCAGCACCGTGTCAGCCAGCTGTGAGCCAACCAACCCAGTATCAGCCAGCTGTGAGCCAACCAGCCCAGTATCAGCCAGCTGTAAGCCAACCAACCCAGTATCAGCCAGCTGTGAGCCAACCAGCCCAGTATCAGCCAGCTGTGAGCCAACCAGCCCAGTATCAGCCAGCTATGAGCCAACCAGCCCAGTATCAGCCAGCTGTGAGCCAACCAGCCAGTCAAGTGAAGTCAGGATGCAAGAAATGAGAATTTAA